One Gammaproteobacteria bacterium DNA window includes the following coding sequences:
- a CDS encoding metallophosphoesterase — MRNRVTAAVCFILAVVFVDCALLNGASSQNLASLQSVTVAFIGDQGINSDSRAVLRLIKDEGADLVLHQGDLDYENNPTRWDNFITDILGEDFPYLASIGNHDILWYSPDGYQDKLQARLDRIDEINCGGDLGVQSVCTFRGLFFILSGIGTSITKNNPDHVAYIRKQLAQTDSIWRICSWHKSQKKMQVGVKGSQVGWKPFRVCREGGAIVATGHTHSYSRTHLMSSFKKQRIASTANKMVIEEGKSFAFVSGLGGLSISRQYRHNDPWWASVYTFDQGANFGALFCTFFVNGKPNHANCYFKDIDGNIPDKFELISNIKVTR; from the coding sequence ATGAGAAATCGAGTAACGGCCGCAGTCTGTTTTATACTGGCAGTAGTCTTTGTCGACTGCGCTTTGCTCAACGGGGCCAGCTCTCAGAACCTGGCATCATTGCAGTCCGTAACCGTCGCATTTATTGGTGATCAGGGGATAAACAGTGACTCCAGGGCGGTACTTCGATTGATCAAGGATGAGGGTGCTGATTTAGTGTTGCATCAGGGGGATCTGGATTACGAAAACAATCCCACTAGATGGGATAACTTTATAACAGACATTCTTGGGGAGGACTTCCCGTATCTGGCATCCATCGGCAACCACGATATTCTTTGGTACTCACCTGATGGCTATCAAGATAAGTTGCAAGCCCGTTTGGACAGAATAGACGAGATAAATTGCGGTGGTGATCTTGGCGTGCAATCTGTATGCACTTTTCGAGGATTGTTCTTCATTCTTTCGGGCATTGGAACAAGCATCACGAAGAACAATCCCGATCACGTTGCTTATATACGCAAACAGTTAGCTCAAACTGACTCCATATGGAGGATTTGTTCCTGGCACAAGTCTCAAAAAAAGATGCAGGTTGGGGTGAAAGGTAGCCAGGTAGGTTGGAAGCCCTTTCGAGTCTGCCGCGAGGGGGGAGCAATCGTGGCTACGGGTCACACACACTCATATTCACGGACACATCTGATGAGCAGCTTTAAAAAGCAGCGCATAGCTTCGACCGCGAATAAGATGGTAATCGAAGAGGGAAAAAGCTTCGCCTTCGTCTCAGGATTGGGGGGTCTAAGCATAAGCAGACAATATCGTCACAATGATCCGTGGTGGGCATCTGTCTATACTTTTGATCAGGGCGCCAACTTTGGTGCTCTCTTTTGCACATTCTTTGTGAATGGCAAACCAAACCATGCAAACTGTTACTTCAAAGACATTGATGGCAATATCCCCGATAAATTTGAGTTGATCAGCAACATAAAGGTTACTCGGTAA
- a CDS encoding phosphotransferase — protein MKARIFRQCQELFPEWSTLSIADFEFDDPKGFSSFTMGIRSNRPVQPGAVLYRRIEGKENAILDFETEKEVFLTLGAHDIAAHCHYYDKTCRIEAFHRGRSLIADDLFDPDTLRQIANQLYRFHQLMPTGLPRQSFFEMLHHKWGKLAKRVLEKETGSFPANEQAMCEELREIYSPDTRAKVQQCLPEGELTFCHNDTYHGNIMKLDSGEIRLVDFEFSCLNHRTYDFANLFAETVMRHQQPENPYFRIAEPEYSDHELGLLINYYLDNAEFESQQSRENEFRKLLRDTRTMLIVSDYKYAMAALPLAVNPVQKIRFIPYAYQRFNKFLATYETLRKQLSPQTP, from the coding sequence ATGAAAGCCAGAATATTCAGGCAATGCCAGGAACTGTTCCCGGAATGGTCAACCCTCTCGATAGCAGATTTCGAATTTGATGATCCCAAGGGTTTTTCGTCATTTACCATGGGTATCCGGTCTAACAGGCCGGTGCAACCAGGCGCGGTCCTCTACCGTCGCATCGAGGGGAAAGAAAACGCGATACTGGATTTTGAAACCGAAAAGGAAGTGTTCCTCACCCTGGGTGCCCACGACATTGCCGCCCACTGTCACTACTACGATAAAACCTGCCGTATCGAGGCTTTCCACCGGGGGCGCAGCCTGATAGCCGACGATTTATTCGACCCTGATACCCTGCGGCAGATCGCCAACCAGCTTTATCGCTTTCATCAACTGATGCCGACGGGCCTGCCGCGACAATCCTTTTTTGAAATGCTGCATCACAAGTGGGGAAAACTGGCAAAACGAGTGCTCGAAAAGGAAACCGGCAGTTTTCCGGCCAATGAGCAAGCCATGTGCGAGGAATTGCGTGAGATCTACAGCCCGGATACCCGTGCCAAGGTGCAGCAATGTCTGCCCGAGGGCGAGTTAACTTTTTGCCACAATGACACTTACCACGGCAATATCATGAAGCTCGACAGCGGCGAGATAAGACTGGTTGATTTCGAGTTTTCCTGCCTCAACCACAGGACTTACGATTTCGCCAATTTATTTGCCGAAACGGTGATGCGCCATCAGCAACCGGAAAATCCCTACTTCCGTATTGCCGAGCCGGAATACAGCGACCATGAACTCGGTCTGTTGATCAATTACTACCTTGACAACGCCGAGTTCGAAAGCCAGCAATCAAGAGAAAATGAATTTCGGAAACTGCTGCGTGACACCAGGACGATGCTGATAGTGTCAGACTATAAATACGCCATGGCGGCTTTGCCATTAGCAGTCAATCCCGTCCAGAAGATTCGTTTTATCCCGTATGCTTACCAGCGCTTCAACAAGTTCCTGGCAACTTACGAAACACTGAGAAAGCAATTGTCGCCGCAAACTCCATGA